Genomic DNA from Streptococcus uberis:
ATCGCTTAATGATCCATCTAACATACTTCCTTCAATATTTGGATAGAAGTCCAAATGATAATGGGCCTCTCATGGATATGGGGAAACATATTCAGATAGCCTATCCTGAAGCTTATGATGTTGGTGATAAAATTTATCAAATCATAGCCTCAGAAACAGGTGTAGCGATTCATGAAAGTGAAAAGTTTTATATTGTATTACATGTACAACGCTTACTCTAATCACTGAAATCAAAAATGAATAAAGGAGCTTATAAAATGAATAGAGAAGAAATTACCCTCTTGGGATTTGAAATTGTATCTTATGCTGGTGAAGCACGTTCCAAATTATTAGATGCTTTAAAAGCGGCACAAAATGGCGACTTTGAAAAAGCTGAAGAGTTGGTGGAATCTGCTAATTCAAGCATTGTTGAAGCACACCATGCTCAAACAAGTCTACTTCAAAAAGAAGCAGCAGGTGAAGATCTAGCCTTTAGTGTGACTTTGATGCACGGGCAAGACCACTTGATGACAACTCTTCTATTGAAAGATATGATGAAACATATGATCGAACTTTATAAGAGAGGTACAAACTAATGAATAAACTAATTGCTCAAATTGAAAAAGGGAAACCATTTTTCGAGAAAATCTCACGTAATATCTACTTACGTGCTATCCGTGATGGCTTTATTGCCAGCATGCCAGTTATCTTATTCTCAAGTATTTTCCTTCTGATTGCTTTTGTTCCAAACATCTTTGGATTTAATTGGAGTGAAGAAGTAGTTGGGATGTTGATGAAACCTTACAACTACACAATGGGTGTGGTCGCACTTTTGGTTGCTGGAACAACTGCAAAATCATTAACTGATTCTGTAAACCGTGATCTTGAAAGTACAAACCAAATCAACTTCTTGTCGACTATGCTTGCCTCAATCACTGGTTTCTTGATTTTGGCATCAGATGCAATTGAAGGAGGCTTTGCAAGTGGCTTCTTAGGGACTAAAGGTCTTCTTTCAGCCTTCGTCTCAGCTTTTGTCATTGTCAATATCTACAAAGTCTGTGTAAAAAATAACGTTTCTATTCGCATGCCAGACGAAGTTCCACCGAACATTTCGCAGGTTTTCAAAGACTTAATCCCATTCACATTATCAATTGTAACTCTCTATGCTCTTGATATCATTGTTCGTAATACTGTTGGTACAAGTGTTGCTGAAGCAATCGGAACATTACTTGCACCGCTCTTTACAGCAGCTGATGGTTATCTTGGAATCACGATTATCTTTGGTGCCTATGCTCTTTTCTGGTTCGTTGGTATTCATGGGCCATCAATCGTTGAACCTGCTATTGCTGCTATTACTTATGCCAATATTGAAACAAACTTCCAATTACTTCAAGCTGGACAACACGCTGATAAAATCTTGACTTCAGGAACTCAAATGTTTATCGTAACGATGGGTGGTACAGGTGCAACTCTTGTGGTGCCATTCATGTTCATGTGGTTGACAAAATCAAAACGTAACCAAGCAATCGGTCGTGCATCAGTTGTTCCAACCTTCTTCGGTGTTAATGAGCCAATCTTATTTGGTGCACCTCTTGTTTTGAACCCAATCTTCTTTATTCCATTTGTTTTTGCTCCAATTGCAAACGTATGGATCTTCAAATTCTTCGTTGATGTTCTTGGTATGAACAGCTTTAGTGTGAACTTGCCATGGACAACACCTGGTCCTCTAGGTATTATCATGGGTACTGGTTTTGGTCTTTGGTCATTTGTTCTTGCTTTGACTTTGATTGTTGTAGACGTACTTATTTACTACCCATTCTTGAAAGTCTATGACCAACAAATTTTAGAAGAAGAACGTTCAGGTAAATCATCTGATAGTTTGAAAGAAAAAGTTGCTGCTAACTTCAACACAGCAAAAGCAGACGCTATTCTTGAAAATGCTGGCGTTACTAAAGAAATTAAAGAACAAACAAACGTTCTCGTCCTTTGTGCAGGTGGCGGTACAAGTGGTCTTCTAGCGAATGCCTTGAACAAGGCTGCTAAAGAATACGGAGCTCCTGTAACAGCTGCGGCTGGTAGTTATGGTGCTCACCGTGAAATTTTACCTCAATATCAATTAGTTATCTTGGCGCCTCAAGTGGCATCTAACTATGAAGATATGAAATTAGAAACTGACAAACTCGGTATTAAGTTGGCTAAAACTGAGGGTGCACAATATATCGGATTGACCCGTGATGGTCAAGGTGCTTTGGACTTTGTAACACAACAAATCGAAGGCTAATGCTATACATGTAAGGGAATAGTGAGATTAACGGAGTAGCTTATCCGAGAATAATCTGCTCTTCCCTTTCTTTTTTTCATTAGAAAGAGGAATTGAAATGACTAAAACATTACCAAAAGACTTTATTTTCGGTGGAGCAACAGCAGCTTACCAGGCAGAAGGAGCAACTAAAACAGATGGTAAAGGCCCGGTTGCATGGGATAAATATTTAGAAGACAATTATTGGTACACAGCAGAACCTGCAAGTGATTTTTATAATCGTTATCCTGTCGACTTAAAGCTGGCTGAAGAATACGATGTCAATGGAATCCGTATTTCGATTGCTTGGTCTCGTGTATTCCCTACTGGATATGGTGAGGTCAATCGCAAAGGAGTTGAGTACTATCATAATTTATTTGCAGAATGTCATAAGCGTGGTGTAGAACCATTCGTTACCTTGCATCATTTTGATACACCAGAAGCCTTGCATTCAAACGGTGATTTTTTAAATCGTGACAATATTGACCATTTTGTTGCCTATGCTGCCTTCTGTTTCGAAGAGTTTCCGGAAGTGAACTACTGGACTACCTTCAATGAAATTGGACCTATCGGTGACGGGCAATACTTAGTTGGTAAGTTCCCTCCAGGTATCCAATATGATTTGGCAAAGGTCTTCCAATCTCATCATAATATGATGGTTTCCCATGCACGTGCAGTTAAGCTTTATAAAGATAAAGGTTACAAAGGAGAAATCGGTGTCGTTCATGCTCTACCAACTAAATACCCTTATGATCCAGCTAATCCAGATGACGTGCGTGCTGCAGAATTAGAAGATATTATTCACAACAAATTTATCTTGGATGCGACTTACCTTGGCCGTTATTCTGAGAAGACAATGGAAGGCGTTCAGCACATTTTAGCAGCAAACGGAGGTGAACTAGATCTTCGTGAAGAAGACTTTTCTATTCTCGAAGCGGCTAAAGATTTGAATGATTTCCTTGGAATTAACTACTACATGAGTGATTGGATGCAAGCTTTTGATGGTGAGACTGAAATCATTCATAACGGTAAAGGTGAAAAAGGAAGTTCCAAATACCAAATTAAAGGTGTTGGTAGAAGAGAAGCACCAGTAAATGTTCCGAAAACAGATTGGGATTGGATTATTTATCCTCAAGGTCTATATGATCAAATTATGCGGGTAAAAGCAGACTATCCTAATTATAAAAAGATTTACATTACTGAAAATGGTCTTGGTTATAAGGATGAATTTGTAGACGGAACAGTTTATGATGATGGTCGTATTGACTACGTGAAAAAACATTTGGAAGTGATTTCTGATGCGATTTCAGATGGTGCTAACGTTAAAGGATACTTTATCTGGTCTCTGATGGATGTTTTCTCATGGTCAAATGGATATGAGAAACGTTACGGTCTCTTCTATGTTGATTTTGAGACACAAGAACGTTATCCTAAAAAATCAGCGCATTGGTACAAGAAAGTTGCTGAAACTCAAGTCATTGATTAATCCTTACTATGAAAGTGTGTACCTATGTTTAAAACATTAAAAAGAGTGACAGACGGTGTTTTAACTTCTGCCTATGAAAAAGTTTATATTGTTAATTTTGAAAAATGTCCATATATTCTATACATCGATCAGAATGTTTTAAAATCTCTAGGGAAATGGTATGTCTCTACTGGAGGAGAATGGATTTGTCATTCAGATTTAGAATGGGATGACTTCAAAACATTGTTTAACAATCTCTTAGAAGGTTCGTTAAAAGGGAATGTTAGATATGAAATGGACTATATGCCTTTTCAGCAATCATAGAGTATAATTGGGGAATCAACTAATGAAATTAAAAAATGATGAATTAACGGTTGAATTTAAACCAGAGGGGGCGACCATCAGTTCGATTAAAGATCGAGATGGTGTGGAATATCTTTGGCAAGGTAATCCAGAGTACTGGGGTGGTCAGGCACCAGTTCTCTTTCCTATCTGTGGTAGTCTAAGAAATGATGGGGCCACTTTTCAGGTTGGTGAAAAAACAATTTCTGGATCCATGCCTCGCCATGGGATTGTCAGAAAACGCACTTTTGATTTAGTAAAACATACCGAAAATGAGATACAGTTTCGTATTTTATCTGACGACGAGATGTTAAAGCAATACCCATTTCCATTTGAACTCCAACTAACCTACCGCTTGGATGGTAAGAGGTTGGAAACAGAATATGCAATTCGATATTTAGGTGAGTTAGATGCGATGCCATTCTTTATTGGAGGCCATCCAGGATTTAATTGTCCATTATTAGAGGATGAAGCATTTGATGACTATTACCTAGAATTCGAATTGGAAGAAGATTGCACGATTCCAGAAAGTTTCCCAGAGACGGGACTTCTTGATTTTTCAAAACGTCAACCAATGCTATCTAAAACAAGAATTTTAGACTTGAATTATGAACTGTTTAAACATGATGCGTTGACGTTTGATAACCTTAAATCTCGAAAGGTTGCTTTGAAAACCAAAAATCATCAAAAAGGATTAAAGGTATCATTTGAAGATTTTCCTTTCTTAGTTGTTTGGACAACAACCAATAAAGGACCATTTATTGCTCTGGAACCGTGGAGTGGCTTATCTACCTCTTTGACAGAAACGGACAACTTTATCGATAAAACTCATGTCACTTATGTTGAAAAAGGCGAAGTATCTCGCAAAGCATTTACAATTGAAATTTGTTAATGAATTTGGCAATTAGCTTAATAATATTTACTTTAATATTTTTACTTATATCATGAAATTATGATTTATTGATTTAAATTTTATCAATAAACTTCAGTAATATTGAGGTAATATATCAGCTGTCATATTATGACAATTTCCAAGTTTTCTTCTAAAAGTATTCTATACTTTTCATAGGAGAAAGCTATATGTACCAACGTATAAGGGACTTGAGAGAAGACAATGACTTCACTCAGAAATTTGTAGCTGAAAAACTATCGTTCTCTTCCACAAATTATGCAAAGATTGAGAGAGGTGAGATAGTTCTTACAGCTGAAATACTTATAAAACTCTCTGCACTCTATAACGTTAGTACGGATTATATTCTTGGACTATCAGACTGTCCTCAAAGAATTAAACAAAAAATAAAATAGTCTCTCCTTGATTTGTTCATTGACAATTGAATAAACCGAGGTGGGACTTTCTTATTTGTCGAGCAATTTAGTGAGATACGCCGTGATAGGAGCGAAAATTATTAGCTATAAAATAGAGTGGTTCTCTATCTGCCATGACCACAAATAAGGACAATGATACTTCTGAACGTTCAGGCTGCCATCGTAAAAGGACAGCGGGTGAGATGCCCATGCACGATTTAACCAATCATACCCACGGAGGAAGTAATTTTTTTGACAGGAGTGGAGGTATGAAAACAGTAACATATAAAAACTTGATGAATATTGGTTTTCCGGAACATACGGCAAGAAATATCATTAAAGAAGCAAAAAGAATAGCAGTAAAAAAGTTTGAAGAAGCTCGCAATGTTGACCATAATGCGGTACAATTAAGTAAATCGCCCTTTGACAATAGAAGACTTGGTATTGCTCCTAAAGATATTGTAGAAGAGTTAATCGGAATTTCACTCTCTGAAGAAAGTTTAGAAAGTGAGAATTAAAGATGACTACAAAAAATCAAAAAAAATACAAAGGTGTTTATTGTGATAAGAATGGTAAAATATTTTATCAAGCTGATCTTGGTGTTGACCCTGTAACAGGTAAACGAGTTCAAAAGAAAGCTAGAAAGAATCAGTATGGTAAGCCATTTAGTACAATGAAAGAAGCGTATGATGAACTGGTCCGAATTAGGTATGAGTTTAATAATAATCTTAGTATTGAAAATTACAATATAACATTTGAAAGTTACATGAATAGCATTTATCTAAGAGCCTATAAGCAAAAGGTTCAAGCTGTAACTTATAAAACTGCTTTGCCACATCACAAGTTATTTATTCAGTATTTTGGCTCCAAACCTTTAAAAGGGATAACAGCTAGAGATTGTGAATCTTTTAGATTACATATCATTGAACATTACTCTGAAAACTACGCGAAGAATTTATGGTCACGATTTAAGGCATGCATGGGTTATGCTGAGAGATTAGGATATATTTCAACTATGCCATGTAAGGCGTTAGATAATCCTAGAGGCAAGCACCCTGATACACCATTTTGGACTTATATTGAGTTTCAGAACTTTATTAAATCATTTGATTTGCAAGATTATGAAGAATTACAGTGGTTTACAACTATTTGGTTATATTATATGACAGGTGTTCGTGTGAGTGAAGGTTTATCGTTATGGTGGGAAGATGTCGATTTCGAACACAAATTCTTGAAGGTTCATACAACCTTGGAAAAGGATGAAAATGGAAATTGGTATCGCAAAGACCAAACCAAAACACCAGCAGGAGAGCGCCTAGTTGAATTAGATGATGTGACAATATCAGTATTGGAAAACTGGCGAAAAAATCAAGTTTCCAATCAAGATACAGATTACATCATTTCACGATTTGGTGAACCGTTTTGTAAATCAACAATCTGTCGAATTATCAAGAGAAAAGCTCAAGAAGTTGGAGTACCGGTGATAACAGGAAAAGGTTTGAGACATAGCCATGCTTCCTATCTTATAAATGTTTTGCAGAAGGACATTTTATATGTAGCAAGACGAATGGGACATGCTGATAAATCTACAACTTTGAATACATATAGTCACTGGTTTAATGCATTAGATAAAACAGTATCAGAAGAAATCACTCAAAATGTAATTAGTGCAGGACTAGATTCCATTTTATGCCAAAATTCCTGCCAAACTCTGAGTAAAGGCTAAAAAGCCTATTATATCGCCAACAGAGTAACTTGTGTTATTGTTACTCTTAAATAATAGAGTTGATAAGCACAGTAAAACCTCACTACATTATTGTAGTGAGGTTTTTTATGATCGAACCAAATGTCAAAGCTCTAATGACTTAATCTATCTATGCTTGTTTAGTGCTTTCTTCCTGACACATTTTTCTGACTTTTGGATCTTTGATTTGAATACCTTCTTTTTCCAATTGGGCTATTTTTTTGGAGAATTGTGGAAGGTGTTTTTTGTGTGCAAGAAGGAGTTCGTTCAACACATTTTTGGCGCTTTCCCCTGATGGGATTAAGGGATTGATGGTGAATGCTTGTAAAGCAGTTCCATAATCCCCTGTGACAGCAGCATCAATAGTTAAGAGTTCCGTGGCTTTCATGACTTGTAACCAGCCCTTTTCAGCGGTTGGTAAATGACCAAAGGCTACATTTCGAGCACCAGCTGCACCGATTGCTGCTGTGACTTCTACAGCACAATCTGCTGGCAAGTCGGTTAGGGCACCATTATTGCGCGTTGAAACGACCATTTCCGTATTTTTGTTACTATAGATTGATGCAATGGTTTCGCAAGCAGCATCAGAATAATGGGCACCGCCACGTTCTTCTAATTCTTTGGGTTTGTAATTGAGTTCTGGATCACGATAGAGGTCAAAAAGGCTTTCCTCTAAGGCAAAAACTTGCTCTGCACGTGTTCCGATAGTCTCATACTCCTTGATGCCATGTGCCAACATTTCCTCAAAACGGTAATAGTAATTGTGATAACCACAAGGAATCATCTTCATCTGTTCTAATTGTTCTTTGAAGAATGGAACATCAAAAATGTTTTTTGGTAGGTGATTGTCATCTTCATACAATTTATCAATTAAGGACATGGTCAAGTCCTGTCCTTTGTTATCAGCGACTCTGTGCCAGTGAAAATGGTTTAAACCTGCAAATTTGTAGATGAGGTCCTCCTCAGACATTTCCAGAACTTTGGCCTCCACTTTTTTGGCCATTACGGGTAGATTACATAGTCCCATAACTTTTTCCCACTTACCATAACGCAGTACGGCTTCGGTGACCATACCTGAAGGGTTGGCAAAGTTAATCAACCAAGCATCAGGACAGAGGCGCTTCATATCTTCAACAATATCAAGAATTACTGGAATGGTACGAAAGGCTTTGAATATACCCCCAGGGCCATTTGTTTCTTGCCCCAACATGCCATAAGATAGAGGAATTCTTTCATCTTTAATTCTCGCATTTAATTGCCCCACACGAAATTGAGTGGTTACAAAATCAGCGTCTTTAAGGGCTTCCTCACGATCAAGCGTCAAATGAACGGTAACATCATAGGGACTAGCATCCCACATGCGCTGAGCCATGGCACCAACAATTTCCTGCTTTTCTTTTCCTTCCTCGACATCAACTAACCAGATATCTGTTACAGGAAATTCTTCATAACGTTTGATAAATCCTTCCATAAGTTCTGGGGTATAGCTGCTGCCTCCACCAATAGTTGCAATTTTAAGCATGATTTCCTCCTTATGTCATTTCATCTTATAACCAGAGTATAATCTATATTCGCTGAGAAACAAGATATCCTTGAAGACTTGAAATTTTTTTTACAAATATTTTCATTTTTTAAATGCCTTTTGTAAATAAATTTGTTACTCTAGGAGTGAGTTCAAAAGGAGGGTAGCAGATGTTAATTAAAGAAGAGTTGGAGACTTATCCTTTTTCACCAGCAGAAGCTGTAACGGTAGCATTTATCCTGAGAGAAGTGGAAGTGCTTGAAAATTTAAGTGTTCAAGCTATTGCCAAAAAGACTTATACCCAACCATCAACATTGGTTAGGATTGCTAAAAAGCTCGGCTTTAAAGGTTGGGTTGATTTTAAAAAAGCCTATTTAGCGGAACATGATTATTTGACTAGAAGTTTTACCAAAGTTGATAGTAATATTCCCTTTTCCGCACTAGACAATCCCATGTCGATTGCTAAAAAAATTGGTATTTTAGAAAAGGCTACAATAGATGATTTAATCAGCTTATTACACTACGATCAATTATCTAAAGCTAAGAAATTGCTGAGTCAAGCTGAGATGATTTATATTTTTGCTCAAAGTGCCAATATCATTTTAGCAGAGGATTTCGCCCTTAAAATGAGGCGAATTGGTAAAACCGTTCATATCGCAACAACACTTGGCGAAGAGCGTTATGTTGCCCATAATATGATGCCAAATGCCATAGCCATTTTTATTTCAACATCTGGTGAAACACAACCAATCCTTGATATTGTTTTAATTGCAAAAAAAGCCAAGATCAAAACTATTGGCATAACAAGTATTGGAAATAACCAATTATCGCAAGAGGTCGATCTTTTTTTACCAATGACGACACGTGAAAAATTATTTTCAAAAATCGGGAACTTCACCACTAATATTTCTGTGCATGTCTTACTTGACATTCTCTATTCGCTAACCTTTTCAAGCCAGTACGATTTTCATCTAGAACATCTTAAAGAAAGTGGACAAAAAATAGATTTTAGAAATTCTGCAACTACTATAATGGAGGAATAAGTTTTAACTTTACAAAATACCTTATAGGGTATATAATAAGCTATAGAAAAACTTAAGGAGTTCTTATGGCTAAAAAAATTCTTATCATTGGTGGCGTTGCAGGGGGAGCGACTGCAGCAACCAGATTACGTCGTTTAAATGAAGAAGATCAGATTATTTTATTTGAAAAAGGGGAATATATTTCTTTTGCTAATTGTGGCCTCCCCTACCATATTGGTGGTAGCATCAAGGAACGTGACAATTTATTGCTTCAGACAGTTGAAGGAATGAGTGCACAGTATGGAATTGACATTCGAAACTTTTCAGAAGTAAAGTCTATTGATAAAGATGCCAAAACAGTAACTGTATATGATTATAAAAGACAAGAAGAATATGTAGAGTCTTTTGATGAACTGATCATCTCGACTGGAGCCAAGGCAATCAAACCAAACATTCCGGGCTTTGAAACGGCAAACAATGTTTTTACCTTAAGAAACATTCCAGATATGGATTTGATTAAAGCTTATATTGCTGAACATCATGTTCAAACGGCAACAGTTATTGGTGGTGGTTTTATTGGATTAGAAATGATGGAAAACCTAGTCGAATTAGGCTTATCAGTTAATGTGATTGAAATGGCACCACAAGTTATGCCATCACTTGACTTTGAAATGGCACAACAATTACATGCTCAAATCAATATGCATGGTGTTAACCTTATTTTGAATGATGGCTTATCAAAAATTGTTGATCAGGGAAACCTCCTATTGTTGAATAGTGGCAAATCTCTAGCGACTGATATGACCATTTTATCAATTGGTGTTCTTCCAGAAAACACACTAGCTGAAAATGCAGGCTTAGAACTAGGCTATAAAGGGGCTATCAAAGTAACTCCTAATCTGCAAACCTCGGCAGAGCATATTTATGCTATCGGTGATGTAATTGAAGTAGTGGATACCATTACTGGAAAACCAACTAATATTCCACTAGCTTGGCCAGCAAATCGACAAGGACGTATAGTGGCAGATGTGATTAATGGCATAGATACAGCTTATCCTGGAACTCAAGGGACATCTGTCGCAAAAATCTTTGAATTAACGGCAGCCTCAACAGGAAATAGCGAACGCCAACTCAAAATGAATAAGATTGAATACAATGCCATTCATATCCATCCAAATTCTCACGCAGGTTATTACCCTGGTGCCTCACCAATTGCCCTTAAATTACTTTTTGGAAAAGAGGGTCAGATTCTTGGTGCTCAAGCTGTAGGAACAGAAGGGGTTGAAAAACGAATTGACGTCATAGCTACCGCTATTAAATTTGGGGCAAGAGCTGATCAATTGGCAGCTGTAGAATTAGCTTATGCCCCACCTTATTCATCAGCAAAAGATCCAGTAAACATGCTAGGTTATGTTGCAGATAACGTGATGTCTGGTAAGCTTGAGACATTCCAATGGTCAGACATTGAAGAGCTTAAAGAAAAAAATGCCTTCTTTTTAGATGTCCGTGAAGACTTTGAATTAACAACAGGAACAATTGAGGGGTCCGTTCAGATTCCACTCAATCAACTGCGAGACCGTTTAGGGGAACTACCGAAAGACAAGACCATTTATGTCTATTGCCAAGTTGGTCAACGAGGTTATAATGCTACCCGTGTTTTAGAACAAGCTGGATTTTCCGCTAAAAATTTAGATGGTGGTTACAAGACCTATAAACATGCTAATTATCAATTGAAGGAGTTCTATGTGAAAAAAGAAGACTTCGTTGACCCTTTAGAGGATATCAAAACCAATAATCATTCTCAGTCAATTAATCAAGAAATGATGACATTGGATGCTTGTGGCCTTCAATGTCCTGGCCCCATCTTAAAAGTCAAACAAGCTATGGATAAGATGCAAGATGGCCAAGTCTTAAAAGTAGAAGCCAGTGACTTTGGTTTTTCAGCAGATGTTGAAAATTGGGCTGCTAATACCGGAAATACTATCCTAGACAATAAAATTGAAAACAATAAGGTCATTGCAACTTTGAAAAAAGGTCGTGGTCAAGAAGTAGCTCAGAAAAGTTTAATGCCTCAAGAAGGGGTCCTTCAAGAAACCAAAAATGGTGCCACAATGGTTGTTTTCAGTGGTGACTTTGACAAGGCTATTGCTTCGATGATCATAGCTACGGGAGCGGCATCTTTTGGTAAACCTGTCACCATCTTCTTTACCTTCTGGGGACTCTCTATTCTCAAGAAGGAACCGGTTAAGAAAAAGGGAATGGCAAAGCTATTTGACATAATGTTGCCTAAGAGTGCTAATCAATTGCCATTGTCTAAAATGAATATGGGCGGTGCCGGACAAAAAATGATTAAGAAAATCATGAAAGACAAAAACGTTGACGCTCTTCCAGAAATGATTCAACAAGCTCATGAACTTGGCGTAAAATTTGTGGCATGCACCATGTCAATGGATTTAATGGGGATTGAAAAAGAGGAACTCTTTGATTTTGTTGAGTATGGAGGAGTCGCAACATTTATTGGAGATAGTGAACAAGCCAACATGCAATTATTTATCTAAAAAAATGTCTTCTGAAAAACTTCAGAAGACATTTTCTTATGGTATCTTAATTTGCGATAACAGGATTTCGGCACTGGTATTGGGTAAGATACGAACTCTGTTAAGCGAAAGTAAACCATCATCAGCACTGGC
This window encodes:
- a CDS encoding FAD-dependent oxidoreductase, which gives rise to MAKKILIIGGVAGGATAATRLRRLNEEDQIILFEKGEYISFANCGLPYHIGGSIKERDNLLLQTVEGMSAQYGIDIRNFSEVKSIDKDAKTVTVYDYKRQEEYVESFDELIISTGAKAIKPNIPGFETANNVFTLRNIPDMDLIKAYIAEHHVQTATVIGGGFIGLEMMENLVELGLSVNVIEMAPQVMPSLDFEMAQQLHAQINMHGVNLILNDGLSKIVDQGNLLLLNSGKSLATDMTILSIGVLPENTLAENAGLELGYKGAIKVTPNLQTSAEHIYAIGDVIEVVDTITGKPTNIPLAWPANRQGRIVADVINGIDTAYPGTQGTSVAKIFELTAASTGNSERQLKMNKIEYNAIHIHPNSHAGYYPGASPIALKLLFGKEGQILGAQAVGTEGVEKRIDVIATAIKFGARADQLAAVELAYAPPYSSAKDPVNMLGYVADNVMSGKLETFQWSDIEELKEKNAFFLDVREDFELTTGTIEGSVQIPLNQLRDRLGELPKDKTIYVYCQVGQRGYNATRVLEQAGFSAKNLDGGYKTYKHANYQLKEFYVKKEDFVDPLEDIKTNNHSQSINQEMMTLDACGLQCPGPILKVKQAMDKMQDGQVLKVEASDFGFSADVENWAANTGNTILDNKIENNKVIATLKKGRGQEVAQKSLMPQEGVLQETKNGATMVVFSGDFDKAIASMIIATGAASFGKPVTIFFTFWGLSILKKEPVKKKGMAKLFDIMLPKSANQLPLSKMNMGGAGQKMIKKIMKDKNVDALPEMIQQAHELGVKFVACTMSMDLMGIEKEELFDFVEYGGVATFIGDSEQANMQLFI